The Edaphobacter sp. 12200R-103 genome contains a region encoding:
- a CDS encoding cysteine desulfurase family protein — MQRIYMDANATTPLLPEVFEAMRPFYLEHYGNASSIHQQGQQARAAVDRARESVAGLLHCRPAEIVFTSGGTESDNLALFGVLSPGDHLITTSIEHHAVLHAAQSLQSRGVEVTILPVTPSGIVEPATLLAALKPNTRLVSIMYANNETGVIQPIDALAGIAHAGGALFHTDAVQAAGKLPLDVSPHGFLKDVDLLTISGHKIHAPKGMGALYVRRSVQLSPIFHGGSHERQRRAGTENVPGIVGLGKAAAMASEWLKTDAPAKLAALRDRLEQTILAQVEETGVNSAGAARVANTTNIYFDHVEAEALLIALDLKGLSVSGGSACQSGASEPSHVLTAMGLSANRARASLRFSLSKLTTEAEVDEALKLIPEAVAHLRRLSPVQASRTVTVPA, encoded by the coding sequence ATGCAGCGAATCTACATGGACGCGAACGCCACCACGCCGCTTCTACCTGAAGTCTTTGAGGCGATGCGCCCGTTTTACCTTGAGCACTACGGCAATGCCAGCTCCATCCACCAGCAGGGGCAGCAGGCACGCGCCGCCGTGGATCGCGCAAGAGAGTCCGTTGCCGGCCTGCTGCATTGCCGCCCCGCGGAGATTGTCTTCACCTCGGGCGGCACCGAGAGCGACAACCTGGCGCTCTTCGGAGTACTTTCCCCCGGCGACCATCTGATCACCACATCGATCGAGCACCACGCCGTCCTCCATGCAGCGCAGTCCCTGCAGTCGCGCGGGGTCGAGGTCACCATCCTGCCTGTAACTCCGTCAGGAATCGTTGAGCCTGCGACTCTGCTGGCTGCCCTGAAGCCAAACACCCGCCTGGTCAGCATCATGTACGCCAACAACGAGACCGGCGTCATCCAGCCCATCGACGCCCTGGCAGGCATTGCCCACGCCGGCGGCGCCCTCTTCCACACCGATGCCGTGCAGGCCGCGGGCAAGCTACCGCTGGACGTCAGCCCTCATGGTTTTTTGAAAGACGTCGACCTTCTGACGATCTCCGGACACAAGATTCATGCACCCAAGGGCATGGGAGCGCTCTATGTACGTCGCAGCGTTCAGCTCTCCCCCATCTTTCACGGAGGCTCACACGAACGTCAGCGCCGCGCCGGAACTGAGAATGTGCCCGGCATCGTCGGACTTGGCAAAGCTGCCGCAATGGCAAGCGAATGGCTGAAGACTGACGCTCCAGCCAAGCTGGCCGCGCTGCGTGATCGTCTGGAGCAGACCATCCTCGCCCAGGTCGAAGAGACCGGCGTCAACAGTGCGGGTGCAGCCCGCGTCGCGAACACGACCAATATCTACTTTGATCATGTCGAGGCCGAGGCCCTGCTGATCGCACTGGATCTCAAGGGGCTATCCGTCAGCGGAGGCAGCGCCTGCCAGTCCGGCGCCAGCGAGCCCTCGCACGTGCTGACAGCGATGGGACTCTCCGCAAACCGTGCTCGTGCCAGCCTCCGTTTCTCCCTCTCCAAGCTGACCACCGAGGCCGAGGTCGACGAGGCCCTGAAACTGATCCCTGAGGCCGTCGCCCATCTCCGCAGGCTCTCGCCTGTGCAGGCCAGCAGAACAGTCACAGTCCCGGCCTAA
- a CDS encoding glutathione peroxidase encodes MTNLYEIPVKRISGEGTSLGEYRGKVLLIVNVASQCGLTPQYEALEKLSSRFKDAGLVVCGFPANDFGAQEPGSNEEIASFCRTNYSVDFPMFAKIAVTGPDTHPLYQALIQAQPQAAGETRSGFRERLNGFLSEKQNGATTNPDPGILWNFEKFLVDRHGNAVERFSPEIVPDDVRVIAAIEAALKN; translated from the coding sequence ATGACGAATCTCTACGAAATTCCGGTTAAACGCATCTCTGGCGAGGGAACCTCCCTGGGCGAATATCGTGGCAAGGTCCTTCTCATCGTGAATGTAGCGTCACAGTGCGGTCTGACGCCGCAGTACGAAGCACTTGAAAAGCTATCTTCCCGCTTCAAGGATGCCGGATTGGTAGTCTGCGGCTTTCCGGCCAATGACTTCGGCGCGCAGGAGCCCGGCAGTAACGAAGAGATCGCTTCCTTCTGCAGGACCAACTACTCGGTCGACTTCCCTATGTTTGCGAAGATCGCCGTGACCGGACCTGACACTCACCCTCTTTACCAGGCGCTTATCCAGGCGCAACCGCAGGCTGCCGGGGAGACTCGCTCCGGATTCCGCGAACGCCTGAATGGCTTCCTGAGCGAAAAACAGAACGGCGCAACAACGAATCCTGATCCTGGAATCCTTTGGAACTTCGAAAAATTTCTCGTCGATCGCCACGGAAATGCAGTGGAACGTTTCTCCCCTGAGATCGTTCCCGATGACGTTCGCGTAATAGCCGCGATCGAAGCTGCTTTGAAAAATTAG
- a CDS encoding citrate synthase, which produces MSTVAAPKGLEGIVATNSSICWIDGDAGVLSYRGIDIHELAQRSTFEETAYLLWFGKLPTAAELADFSKKLSEARKLDPKIIDLLRSVPTSASSMQVLRTAVSLLSIYDADEADNSHEANVRKSYRITSQIAMIVAIYDRIRKGKNIVEADPSLSHAANFLWMLSGEKPSETATRTFDIALILHADHELNASTFAARVIAATLADIHSAITGAIGALKGPLHGGANEATMRLLYAIDQAGEDPVEHVRKMFAEKKKISGFGHRVYHTEDPRATHLRRMSEELSKSSGNMKWFEMSRKIEQFVKKEKKLNANVDFYSASTYTLLGIDIDLFTPIFAVSRIAGWAAHVIEQHDDNRLIRPRADYVGPAYPTPYTPIDNR; this is translated from the coding sequence ATGTCCACTGTCGCTGCACCTAAAGGCCTGGAAGGCATTGTAGCCACCAACTCATCCATCTGCTGGATCGATGGAGACGCCGGGGTGCTGTCGTACCGTGGCATCGATATTCACGAGCTTGCGCAGCGCTCCACCTTTGAGGAAACCGCTTACCTGCTGTGGTTTGGCAAGCTGCCGACGGCAGCGGAGCTGGCTGATTTCTCGAAAAAATTGAGCGAGGCCCGCAAGCTCGATCCCAAGATCATCGATCTGCTCCGCAGCGTTCCAACCTCGGCATCGTCCATGCAGGTGCTCCGTACGGCCGTCTCGCTGTTGAGCATCTATGATGCCGACGAGGCCGATAACTCCCACGAGGCCAACGTGCGGAAGTCTTACCGGATCACCTCCCAGATCGCAATGATCGTGGCGATCTACGATCGCATCCGCAAGGGCAAGAATATCGTCGAGGCCGACCCGTCGCTTTCGCATGCAGCAAACTTCCTCTGGATGCTAAGCGGCGAGAAGCCATCGGAGACCGCAACCCGGACCTTCGATATAGCACTGATCCTGCATGCGGATCACGAACTGAACGCCAGCACTTTCGCTGCCCGCGTGATCGCCGCCACTCTTGCCGATATTCATTCTGCCATCACGGGCGCCATCGGCGCTCTGAAGGGTCCGCTCCATGGAGGAGCAAACGAGGCGACAATGCGTCTTCTCTACGCCATTGACCAGGCCGGTGAAGACCCTGTCGAGCACGTGCGAAAGATGTTTGCCGAGAAGAAGAAGATCTCCGGCTTCGGTCACCGTGTCTATCACACGGAAGATCCCCGCGCGACCCATCTGCGCCGCATGTCTGAGGAGCTGAGCAAGTCTTCGGGCAACATGAAGTGGTTCGAGATGTCCCGCAAGATCGAGCAGTTCGTTAAGAAGGAGAAGAAGCTGAACGCCAACGTCGACTTCTACTCCGCCTCTACGTATACCCTGCTGGGCATCGACATCGACCTGTTTACCCCCATCTTTGCCGTGAGCCGCATCGCAGGCTGGGCAGCTCACGTAATTGAGCAGCACGACGACAATCGCCTGATTCGTCCTCGCGCAGACTACGTCGGCCCGGCTTATCCGACGCCATACACTCCCATCGACAATCGCTAG
- a CDS encoding DinB family protein: MCKRIMMIGTLAFGCAVGAWAQQPGAMTPKTESVATVEPSKSFDAALSALEAQFMGLAKAMPADKYSFAPSAAIFAPSQKTDYLSPDNKGVRNFGQMVAHVAQANYFYGGMLSGLKPDVNVKAIGSLTDKDQIIAALEKSFAFTHQAIGTLTAENAFQGVRGDQTRASLAAGVIAHGFDHYGQLAEYLRMNGIIPPASAKK; this comes from the coding sequence ATGTGTAAGCGAATCATGATGATAGGAACGTTGGCCTTCGGTTGTGCCGTAGGTGCGTGGGCTCAGCAGCCTGGAGCAATGACTCCGAAGACGGAGTCTGTAGCCACCGTGGAGCCGTCGAAGTCATTCGATGCAGCGCTGTCGGCCCTCGAAGCCCAGTTCATGGGTCTGGCGAAGGCGATGCCCGCCGACAAATACAGCTTCGCTCCGAGTGCCGCAATCTTTGCTCCCAGCCAGAAGACGGATTATTTGTCGCCCGATAACAAGGGAGTCCGCAACTTCGGCCAGATGGTCGCTCATGTCGCGCAGGCCAATTACTTTTATGGAGGGATGCTGAGTGGCCTGAAGCCGGACGTGAACGTGAAGGCGATTGGAAGTCTAACCGACAAGGATCAGATTATCGCGGCGTTGGAGAAGTCCTTTGCTTTCACTCATCAGGCCATTGGAACCCTCACTGCGGAAAACGCGTTCCAAGGGGTTCGCGGAGACCAGACTCGGGCGAGCCTGGCGGCAGGCGTTATCGCGCATGGTTTCGACCACTATGGCCAACTGGCGGAATATCTGCGTATGAACGGCATCATTCCGCCGGCTAGTGCGAAGAAGTAG
- a CDS encoding enterotoxin, giving the protein MRRRSVGLSVLLIGGALLAQAQDGGKAQVEGAAGSLILENRLIAARCSASEQSGLHVEIKDVRENRIVKLDGPLSLLLHDGSIVRGDEMHIVERFSAEDLKPVPAASRAAEHFAGKALHAVLEDELSGLKIHWSLELRDGANYIRQIVTLEAPRQDLAIRRVRLIDVIPAPDDAGTLRVVGTVNGSPIVFRDFFLGFEHPLSESRVVRGEALAELERTLPLLKGQAITYSSVVGVVEPGQLRRDFLAYVEEERAHPYRTFLHYNSWYDMGYFTPYDEKMALDRVHAFGEELHAKRGVVLNSFLFDDGWDDHSSLWSFNKGFPHGFVPISEAAAKYGFAPGVWMSPWGGYSKPKQERLKYGEQQGFEIVGGGFALSGPKYYERFRNVCLAMMRDQGVNQFKFDGTGNVNHVVPGSHFDSDFDAMIHLIGELREAKPDIYINLTTGTTASPFWLRYADSIWRGGEDDALTGVGTKREQWITYRDAQTYERVVSRGPLFPLNSLMLHGIIYARYNPRLKDDPGNDFANEVRSYFGTGTQLQEMYLTPELLSKKNWDVLAEAARWSRKNADVLKDSHWVGGDPDWLQVYGWASWSKEKSILVLRNPSDKPQEIMLDMGDVLELPVGVSRRFRARSPWEEDAGKPEVSLTAGTPHRFQLKPFEVLTLDLEPVR; this is encoded by the coding sequence ATGCGTAGACGGAGCGTGGGTTTGTCGGTCCTGTTGATCGGCGGAGCATTGTTGGCGCAGGCGCAGGATGGAGGCAAGGCTCAGGTTGAGGGTGCGGCAGGAAGCCTGATCCTCGAGAATCGACTGATTGCCGCTCGATGCAGCGCGAGTGAGCAGAGCGGGCTGCATGTGGAGATCAAAGACGTTCGCGAGAATCGAATCGTAAAGCTGGATGGGCCGTTGAGTCTCCTGCTCCATGATGGCTCGATTGTCCGTGGAGACGAGATGCACATCGTGGAGCGGTTCTCGGCAGAGGATTTGAAGCCGGTTCCTGCGGCGTCACGTGCAGCAGAACATTTTGCGGGGAAAGCGCTTCATGCGGTACTCGAAGATGAGCTGAGCGGGCTGAAGATTCACTGGTCACTGGAGCTTCGCGACGGGGCCAACTATATTCGCCAGATTGTCACGCTGGAGGCTCCCAGGCAGGATCTCGCGATTCGCCGTGTCCGGCTGATCGATGTCATCCCTGCACCGGACGACGCCGGTACTTTGCGGGTCGTTGGAACCGTGAATGGATCCCCGATCGTGTTCAGGGACTTCTTTCTTGGGTTTGAGCACCCGCTTTCAGAGAGCCGCGTTGTGCGAGGCGAGGCGCTTGCAGAGCTGGAGCGGACACTTCCTCTTCTGAAAGGGCAGGCGATCACATATTCGTCTGTCGTCGGCGTTGTGGAGCCTGGTCAACTTCGGCGTGACTTTCTTGCATACGTTGAGGAGGAGCGCGCGCATCCTTACCGGACCTTTCTTCATTACAACTCCTGGTACGACATGGGGTACTTCACTCCTTATGACGAGAAGATGGCACTCGACCGCGTCCACGCCTTTGGAGAAGAGTTGCATGCGAAGCGCGGCGTGGTGTTGAACTCCTTTCTCTTTGACGATGGATGGGACGACCACTCCTCCCTGTGGAGCTTCAACAAGGGATTTCCGCACGGGTTTGTGCCGATCAGCGAAGCCGCTGCGAAATACGGTTTTGCGCCGGGTGTGTGGATGTCTCCGTGGGGTGGATATTCGAAGCCGAAGCAGGAACGGCTGAAGTACGGTGAACAGCAGGGATTCGAGATCGTCGGCGGCGGATTTGCGCTCTCGGGACCGAAGTACTACGAGCGCTTCCGCAACGTGTGCCTGGCGATGATGCGGGACCAGGGCGTGAACCAGTTCAAATTCGATGGAACAGGCAACGTAAATCATGTAGTTCCGGGAAGCCACTTTGACAGTGACTTTGATGCAATGATTCATCTGATTGGAGAGCTGAGAGAGGCGAAGCCGGACATCTATATCAATCTGACGACAGGAACGACGGCATCGCCGTTCTGGCTGCGCTATGCGGACTCGATCTGGCGCGGGGGCGAGGATGACGCTCTAACTGGAGTCGGCACAAAGCGAGAGCAGTGGATTACATATCGCGATGCGCAGACCTATGAGAGGGTGGTCTCAAGAGGGCCGTTGTTCCCGCTGAATTCGCTGATGCTGCATGGCATCATCTATGCACGCTACAACCCCAGGCTGAAGGATGATCCGGGAAACGATTTCGCCAATGAAGTGCGGTCGTACTTCGGAACTGGAACGCAACTGCAGGAGATGTATCTGACGCCGGAGCTGCTGTCGAAGAAGAACTGGGACGTGCTGGCAGAGGCTGCACGCTGGTCGCGAAAGAATGCCGATGTACTGAAGGATTCGCATTGGGTGGGCGGCGATCCGGACTGGCTGCAGGTCTACGGATGGGCCTCTTGGTCAAAGGAAAAGAGCATCCTGGTGTTGCGGAATCCTTCCGACAAGCCGCAGGAGATCATGCTGGATATGGGAGATGTTCTGGAGCTTCCGGTGGGAGTGTCACGGAGGTTTCGAGCACGCAGTCCATGGGAGGAGGATGCAGGGAAGCCTGAAGTATCGCTGACGGCCGGTACGCCTCATCGCTTTCAGTTGAAGCCTTTTGAGGTTCTTACACTGGATCTTGAACCTGTTCGTTAA
- a CDS encoding FAD-binding oxidoreductase, with translation MASPDICIVGAGIIGLSLALELHSRGAEVVVLEQGMPLAEASTAAAGMLAAGDPENPPQIRALSELSRNLYPEFLNRLFDLSGIAVPFQTSTALQEVLSSHLESARHLTVLAPETLSLMLPQLNAKDRQFILLEENSLDPRELALALAASVKTAGIDLRSGQPVRGIHQNSSGVGVHTASGKLHCARVVDCTGAWGVTEHSEHRVRPLPRKGQMLSVCLPASLPLQVVVRTPDIYIVPRTTGAAAGRAIIGATVEDAGFDKIVHPNDVAHLKAEAAKLLPQIADAIEIESWAGLRPGSTDGLPLLGPVEKNIFVAGGHYRNGILLAPATARVMAQLLMEERPQIDLSAFNPCRIA, from the coding sequence ATGGCTTCGCCCGATATATGTATTGTGGGGGCAGGCATCATTGGCCTCTCGCTCGCGCTTGAGCTCCACAGCCGTGGAGCAGAAGTAGTTGTTCTGGAACAGGGGATGCCGCTCGCCGAGGCATCGACCGCGGCGGCCGGCATGCTGGCCGCCGGCGATCCGGAGAATCCGCCCCAAATTCGCGCTCTCTCAGAGCTGAGCCGGAACCTCTACCCGGAGTTTTTGAATCGCCTCTTCGATCTCTCAGGAATCGCTGTTCCCTTCCAGACAAGCACTGCGCTGCAGGAGGTCCTCTCGTCTCACCTGGAGTCTGCGCGCCACCTTACCGTCCTGGCACCTGAGACCCTCTCGCTGATGCTGCCGCAGCTGAACGCGAAGGACCGGCAGTTCATTCTGCTGGAGGAGAACAGCCTCGACCCGCGTGAGCTGGCGCTGGCACTCGCCGCCTCGGTGAAGACTGCCGGGATCGATCTCCGCAGCGGCCAGCCTGTCCGGGGAATCCACCAAAACTCCTCAGGCGTGGGGGTTCATACAGCTTCGGGCAAACTCCACTGTGCTCGCGTCGTGGATTGTACCGGCGCCTGGGGCGTGACGGAGCACTCGGAGCATCGGGTGCGGCCGCTGCCCAGAAAGGGCCAGATGCTCTCGGTCTGCCTGCCCGCGTCGCTTCCGCTGCAGGTAGTCGTCAGAACCCCCGACATATATATAGTCCCGCGAACGACAGGAGCAGCAGCCGGCCGTGCCATCATCGGGGCTACCGTCGAAGATGCCGGATTCGATAAGATCGTTCATCCCAATGATGTTGCACACCTCAAAGCCGAAGCCGCGAAGCTTCTGCCACAGATTGCCGACGCGATTGAGATTGAATCATGGGCGGGCCTGCGGCCGGGATCGACAGATGGGCTTCCTCTGCTGGGTCCGGTAGAAAAGAATATCTTTGTCGCCGGGGGACACTATCGAAACGGCATTCTGCTGGCTCCCGCAACGGCGCGCGTCATGGCGCAACTGCTGATGGAAGAGCGGCCCCAGATTGATCTTTCGGCCTTCAATCCCTGTCGAATTGCATAG
- a CDS encoding M61 family metallopeptidase has product MSIRIVLLSSALLVTGTVLAQKAPVRITADLSDAPRKIYHAEIDIPVTSGVVSLTTPEWIPGNHRPTGPASDITGVVFTANGKPLAWRRDDEDLYQFHVTVPSGVKEIHAHLDCIVTSRVSQKLAVVEWEKLLLYPANTPTRDIPIQPSVKVPKAWGIGTALTPTSHYDPQHPTGGTTHYAVTTVEQLEDSPVIAGQYFHEFALAPEITPKHYIDVVSDRPEDSNLRPELLAELNNLVREASAAYGSHHYNVYHFLLTLSDVAGGEGLEHGQSSDNGVNEKAFSDNAHQLADADLLAHEFTHSWNGKYRRPFNLYQDTFAKMQQGSLMWVYEGLTQYMGNVLAARAGLKSQAEYRDLLAMSAANLEYKPGRQWRPTEDTAIAASILRGGNPAWSNWRRGQDYYQEGELFWLDADTLIRKQTNNSKSLTDFFHIFLAKGGNTGPLIVPYNRDELIHDLNQVLPYDWAAFIHQRIDNINPHADLDGIERGGYKLVFTDKPNASEHTMATAGGRRGSGINVWYSLGLRLTNDGTILDVRWGGPADRANLAPGQKIMAIDGNIFSTDAVKDALRDAKGSSQPIHLILQADTFVSTAEINYHDGERYPVLERINGTPSYLDDITNPLTKQEKASK; this is encoded by the coding sequence ATGTCCATCCGCATCGTTCTGCTCTCCTCAGCCCTGCTGGTTACCGGCACAGTCCTGGCGCAGAAGGCCCCTGTCCGAATCACCGCCGATCTCTCTGATGCTCCACGAAAGATCTATCATGCAGAGATCGATATCCCGGTAACCTCCGGAGTCGTTTCACTCACGACTCCGGAGTGGATTCCGGGAAACCACAGGCCCACTGGACCAGCCAGCGATATTACCGGCGTGGTGTTTACGGCCAATGGAAAGCCGCTTGCGTGGCGACGAGACGACGAGGACCTCTACCAGTTTCACGTCACTGTTCCATCGGGTGTAAAGGAGATTCACGCGCATCTGGACTGCATCGTGACCTCGCGCGTGAGCCAGAAGCTGGCGGTGGTCGAGTGGGAGAAGCTTCTTCTCTATCCGGCAAATACTCCCACCAGGGATATTCCCATTCAGCCGTCAGTAAAGGTTCCGAAAGCCTGGGGGATCGGGACGGCTCTTACTCCAACCAGCCACTACGATCCTCAACATCCCACTGGCGGAACCACGCACTATGCCGTAACCACCGTCGAGCAACTGGAAGACTCGCCCGTCATCGCCGGGCAATATTTCCATGAATTCGCTCTCGCTCCAGAGATCACGCCAAAACACTACATCGACGTGGTCTCTGATCGACCCGAAGATTCCAATCTGCGTCCGGAGCTGCTCGCGGAGCTGAACAACCTTGTACGTGAAGCATCGGCTGCCTATGGCTCCCATCACTACAACGTCTATCACTTCCTGCTGACTCTCTCTGACGTCGCAGGAGGAGAGGGGCTGGAACACGGGCAGTCCTCCGACAACGGGGTGAATGAGAAGGCTTTTTCTGATAACGCTCATCAGCTCGCCGATGCCGACCTGCTGGCCCATGAGTTCACGCACTCCTGGAACGGGAAGTATCGTCGTCCCTTCAACCTTTACCAGGACACCTTCGCCAAGATGCAACAGGGATCTCTGATGTGGGTCTATGAAGGGTTGACGCAGTACATGGGCAATGTGCTCGCTGCCCGCGCCGGCTTGAAGTCGCAGGCAGAATATCGCGACCTGCTCGCGATGTCCGCGGCAAATCTTGAGTACAAACCAGGACGCCAGTGGCGGCCGACGGAAGATACCGCCATCGCTGCCAGCATCCTTCGCGGAGGCAATCCGGCGTGGTCTAACTGGCGCCGCGGCCAGGACTATTACCAGGAAGGCGAACTCTTCTGGCTCGACGCCGATACCCTCATCCGCAAGCAGACCAACAACAGCAAGTCGCTGACGGACTTCTTCCACATCTTCCTTGCCAAGGGCGGCAATACCGGCCCGCTCATCGTTCCTTACAACCGTGACGAACTCATTCACGATCTCAACCAGGTCCTTCCCTACGACTGGGCTGCTTTCATCCATCAGCGCATCGACAACATCAATCCCCACGCGGATCTCGACGGAATCGAACGGGGTGGATACAAGCTGGTATTCACCGACAAGCCCAACGCCTCCGAACACACCATGGCAACCGCAGGAGGAAGACGCGGCAGCGGAATCAACGTCTGGTATTCGCTTGGGCTACGCCTCACGAACGATGGGACCATACTGGACGTTCGCTGGGGAGGCCCGGCAGACAGGGCCAATCTCGCTCCGGGGCAGAAAATCATGGCAATCGACGGAAATATCTTCTCCACCGATGCCGTGAAGGATGCTCTGAGGGATGCGAAAGGCAGCTCCCAACCCATCCACCTCATCCTGCAGGCCGATACCTTCGTCTCGACTGCAGAGATCAATTATCACGATGGCGAGCGCTACCCGGTGCTGGAACGCATCAACGGGACACCTTCCTATCTGGACGACATCACCAATCCACTCACGAAGCAGGAGAAGGCTTCGAAATAG
- a CDS encoding APC family permease → MSFTDVLFGRPLASSDERAEHIGVAAGIPIFGLDALTSAAYGPEAAMTLLIPMGVAGVNHIVPVISAILILLVIVFFSYRQTIEAYPGGGGSYTVATENLGEGAGLLAAAALMIDYILTAAVGISAGVTALTSAVPELHHHRLSICLVILVILAVVNLRGVKDTGAAFIIPTFLFVGSLLAVIVAGVVDVYASGGHPIPRVAPPPPAVQTVKYLGIWLLMKTFASGCAAMTGVEAVSNGVMAFEEPRPKKARMTLSIIVGTLIVLLFGIAWLSKAYGVTAMEPDAHNYQSVLSILTTAVFGRGWFYYVTMGSVLLALSLSANTAFADFPRLARAIAVHDYLPHVFTMRGRRLLYSHGIYALTGFTAVILILFGGVTDRLIPLYAIGAFMAFTLSQAGMVVHWLRAEKHPGRMWHMFVNGFGAIATGLTLIVVLVAKFMAGAWVTALLVPVLIAIMLVVKRHYTRVKREMKDMTPLSLINLQEPLVVIPMARWDRIAEKALRFGLLMSKELKVVHVHSDDEPMGLEEEWDEKIIIPIQKEGLKVPELVTIPSTYRFIVNPLMDYILELEQANPGRKIAVLLPELVVRHWWENALHNQRVQLLKLFLLLKGNQRIVVVNIPWYL, encoded by the coding sequence ATGTCATTTACGGATGTACTTTTTGGGCGGCCGCTTGCCTCTAGTGACGAGCGCGCCGAGCACATAGGGGTCGCAGCGGGAATTCCAATCTTCGGGCTCGATGCCCTTACCAGCGCGGCCTACGGACCAGAGGCTGCGATGACGCTTCTGATCCCAATGGGAGTCGCAGGGGTCAATCACATCGTTCCAGTGATCTCTGCCATCCTTATCCTCCTGGTCATCGTCTTCTTCAGCTATCGTCAGACGATTGAAGCTTATCCCGGTGGCGGTGGATCGTACACCGTGGCGACGGAGAATCTGGGCGAAGGTGCGGGACTTCTGGCCGCAGCGGCCCTGATGATCGACTACATCCTGACTGCTGCCGTCGGTATCTCGGCGGGCGTCACCGCCCTGACGTCAGCGGTCCCGGAGCTCCATCATCACAGGCTGTCCATCTGTCTTGTGATCCTAGTTATTCTTGCCGTCGTCAATCTTCGCGGCGTAAAGGATACGGGTGCGGCATTCATCATCCCCACGTTCCTGTTCGTCGGATCGCTGCTGGCGGTGATTGTGGCAGGCGTCGTCGATGTCTATGCCAGTGGAGGTCACCCAATCCCTCGTGTAGCGCCTCCTCCGCCTGCCGTGCAGACCGTCAAGTATCTGGGGATCTGGCTGCTGATGAAGACCTTTGCCAGCGGTTGCGCGGCGATGACCGGCGTGGAAGCGGTCTCTAACGGCGTGATGGCCTTTGAGGAGCCTCGTCCAAAGAAGGCCAGGATGACGCTTTCTATCATCGTTGGTACTCTTATCGTCCTTCTCTTCGGGATTGCATGGCTCTCGAAGGCATACGGAGTCACTGCGATGGAGCCGGATGCACATAACTACCAGAGCGTCTTGAGCATCCTGACGACGGCAGTCTTCGGCAGAGGCTGGTTCTATTACGTCACCATGGGCAGCGTGCTGCTAGCTCTTTCGTTGAGCGCCAACACCGCCTTTGCCGATTTCCCGCGCCTCGCTCGGGCCATCGCGGTCCACGATTATCTGCCGCACGTCTTCACCATGCGCGGTCGTCGGCTGCTGTACTCCCACGGCATCTACGCGCTTACCGGCTTTACCGCTGTCATCCTTATTCTCTTTGGCGGCGTTACAGATCGCCTGATTCCGCTTTACGCCATCGGAGCGTTTATGGCGTTTACGCTGTCACAGGCTGGCATGGTGGTCCACTGGCTCAGGGCAGAGAAGCATCCGGGCCGGATGTGGCACATGTTCGTAAACGGGTTTGGCGCCATTGCTACCGGGCTGACCCTGATTGTCGTGCTGGTCGCGAAGTTCATGGCGGGAGCATGGGTAACGGCTCTGCTGGTTCCCGTGCTGATAGCGATCATGCTGGTGGTGAAGCGGCACTATACTCGCGTAAAGCGCGAGATGAAGGACATGACGCCGCTGAGCCTGATCAATCTTCAGGAGCCTCTGGTGGTGATTCCGATGGCTCGCTGGGACAGGATCGCAGAAAAAGCACTTCGCTTTGGCCTGCTGATGTCGAAGGAACTCAAGGTGGTTCATGTGCATTCCGACGATGAGCCGATGGGCCTCGAAGAGGAGTGGGACGAAAAGATCATTATCCCCATCCAGAAAGAGGGCCTGAAGGTTCCGGAGCTGGTTACGATTCCGTCGACCTACAGGTTCATCGTCAACCCTCTGATGGACTACATCCTCGAGCTGGAGCAGGCGAATCCCGGACGGAAGATCGCCGTGCTGCTGCCGGAGCTGGTGGTGCGCCACTGGTGGGAGAATGCCCTGCACAATCAGCGTGTGCAATTACTGAAGCTGTTTTTACTTCTCAAGGGAAACCAGCGGATTGTCGTCGTCAACATTCCCTGGTACCTGTAG